A portion of the Kineosporia corallincola genome contains these proteins:
- the recC gene encoding exodeoxyribonuclease V subunit gamma — translation MLTVHRCADGTVLAQALGEVLATPLADPFAVETVAVPAKGVERWLTQRLSHTLGSHPLGPGSHTPAAGTRTAPDGVCANVDLPSPAALLEQALHDASDRIGRSVSAWSPDRARWPLVEVIDACRGESWCAALDRHLTPGDSGRRLAVATRLARLFDEYGQARPEMLIAWAAGRDEFGDGQRLHDDLLWQAELWRRLRARLDRPAPAELLDEACATLRDEPARSALPQRLSIFGASRLSPARVRVLHALAEHRDVHLWLHHPSPSLWQATDGHPPAVRRADDDSRTRVRNPLLASMSRDLLELQQTLLRHAPGARHLEHPAPTAPGTLLGHLQHDLHEGLTKEQDDRPVLHPDDTSVQVHACYGQVRQVEVLREVIVGLLADDPGLDPGDILVMCPDVDTFAPIIASVFATAQDQEDNRPGGHPAARLRVRVADRSPRQTNALFDVLGLLLDLGTARITAPQVLDLAGRDAVRRRFGFDDDDLARMRDWLVGAGIRWGLDDSHRQAWHLSSIRQGTWRAGLDRLLLGVAIEGDTAELGGVIGMDDVDSADIDLAGRLAELVDRLGAAQRLMSAPHPVPEWLTGLETAVLGLAGTDRNTAWEVNQLRSELWDLAEAAGDSPAPCTLSDIRAVLGDLLAGRPTRSSFRTGTLTVCTLVPMRSVPHRVICLLGLDDGAFPRRADPDGDDVLARDPWIGERDPRSEDRQLFIDAVCAARERLVITYSGADDRTGTAVPPAVPLGELLDALDRTAWVDRGRVRDRITVRHPLQPFDPRNFTPGALGRPGPFSFDRPALHGAQALEREKSPAKTFLDGVLPAPARPADIDLADLHRLLQHPARGFLRQRLQVGAALAEDEPDDSLPVELDGLARWAVGERLLRQRLSGLSPAECIAVELRRGLLPPGELGRSLLAQVGRQVEQVLTASRLERAQAADSRDVDVALPDGSRLTGTVGGVRGQTVLGLTFSRLGPKHRLTAWIDLLALTATHAPANASAGWSAVAVGRGRGGAARSVFEPVPDALTPLAELVGLYRSGLCSPLPLPLKTGAAYAARRFRRSLVSAARAEAQKQWFDDTYPGEQSDAEHELIYGEKADLERLFEMKPEAGEQGEGWAADESDRFGRLSRRLWDRLLAAERMEGR, via the coding sequence GTGCTGACGGTGCACCGCTGCGCGGACGGCACGGTTCTGGCACAGGCGCTGGGCGAGGTCCTCGCCACGCCCCTGGCCGACCCGTTCGCCGTCGAGACCGTCGCCGTCCCCGCCAAGGGCGTGGAGCGGTGGCTCACCCAGCGTCTCTCCCACACGCTCGGCTCCCACCCGCTCGGCCCGGGTTCCCACACCCCCGCAGCAGGAACGCGCACTGCACCCGACGGGGTCTGTGCGAACGTCGACCTGCCGTCGCCCGCCGCCCTGCTGGAACAGGCACTGCACGACGCCTCGGACCGGATCGGCCGCTCGGTGTCGGCCTGGTCGCCCGACCGCGCCCGCTGGCCGCTGGTCGAGGTGATCGACGCCTGCCGGGGCGAGTCCTGGTGTGCGGCCCTCGACCGGCACCTGACGCCCGGCGACAGCGGCCGCCGCCTGGCCGTAGCCACCCGGCTGGCACGGCTGTTCGACGAGTACGGCCAGGCCCGGCCGGAGATGCTGATCGCCTGGGCGGCCGGTCGCGACGAGTTCGGCGACGGGCAGCGTCTGCACGACGACCTGCTCTGGCAGGCCGAACTGTGGCGGCGCCTGCGCGCCCGGCTGGACCGGCCGGCCCCGGCCGAGCTGCTTGACGAGGCCTGCGCCACGCTGCGCGACGAACCGGCGCGAAGCGCTCTGCCGCAACGGCTCTCGATCTTCGGTGCGAGCCGCCTGTCCCCGGCCCGGGTGCGGGTGCTGCACGCCCTGGCCGAGCACCGCGACGTGCATCTGTGGCTGCACCATCCCTCGCCCTCGCTCTGGCAGGCGACCGACGGGCACCCGCCCGCGGTGCGCCGCGCCGACGACGACAGCCGCACCCGTGTGCGTAACCCGTTGCTGGCATCCATGTCCCGCGACCTGCTGGAGCTTCAGCAGACCCTGCTGCGTCACGCCCCCGGCGCCCGGCATCTGGAGCACCCGGCGCCCACCGCACCCGGGACCCTGCTCGGCCACCTCCAGCATGACCTGCACGAGGGCCTCACGAAAGAGCAGGACGACCGCCCGGTTCTGCACCCGGACGACACCAGTGTGCAGGTGCACGCCTGCTACGGGCAGGTGCGCCAGGTCGAGGTGCTGCGTGAGGTGATCGTCGGGCTGCTCGCCGACGATCCCGGCCTCGACCCCGGCGACATCCTCGTGATGTGCCCCGACGTGGACACTTTCGCCCCGATCATCGCGTCGGTGTTCGCCACCGCGCAGGACCAGGAAGACAACCGGCCGGGCGGGCACCCGGCGGCCAGGCTGCGGGTACGCGTCGCCGACCGCTCGCCCCGCCAGACCAACGCGCTGTTCGACGTGCTCGGGCTGCTGCTCGACCTGGGCACCGCGCGGATCACCGCCCCGCAGGTGCTCGACCTGGCCGGGCGCGACGCCGTGCGGCGCCGCTTCGGTTTCGACGACGACGACCTGGCCCGGATGCGGGACTGGCTGGTGGGGGCCGGTATTCGCTGGGGCCTGGACGACTCGCACCGGCAGGCCTGGCACCTGTCCTCGATTCGGCAGGGCACCTGGCGAGCCGGGCTGGACCGGCTGCTGCTGGGCGTCGCGATCGAGGGCGACACCGCCGAGCTGGGCGGCGTGATCGGCATGGACGACGTGGACAGCGCCGACATCGACCTGGCCGGGCGGCTGGCCGAGCTGGTCGACCGGCTGGGCGCGGCACAGCGGCTGATGTCCGCACCGCATCCGGTGCCGGAGTGGCTGACCGGGCTGGAGACGGCGGTGCTCGGCCTGGCCGGCACCGACCGGAACACCGCCTGGGAGGTCAACCAGCTGCGCTCGGAACTGTGGGACCTGGCCGAGGCGGCCGGTGACAGCCCGGCGCCGTGCACCCTCTCCGACATCCGGGCCGTGCTCGGCGACCTGCTGGCCGGACGTCCCACCCGTTCGTCGTTCCGCACCGGCACGCTGACCGTGTGCACGCTGGTGCCGATGCGCTCGGTGCCGCACCGGGTGATCTGTCTGCTCGGGCTCGACGACGGCGCCTTCCCGCGCCGCGCCGACCCGGACGGCGACGACGTGCTCGCCCGCGACCCGTGGATCGGCGAGCGCGACCCGCGCAGCGAGGACCGGCAGTTGTTCATCGACGCGGTGTGCGCGGCCCGGGAGCGTCTCGTCATCACCTACTCCGGGGCCGACGACCGCACCGGAACCGCTGTGCCACCGGCCGTTCCGCTGGGCGAGCTGCTCGACGCGCTCGACCGCACCGCCTGGGTGGACCGCGGCCGGGTACGCGACCGGATCACCGTGCGGCACCCGTTGCAGCCGTTCGACCCGCGCAACTTCACCCCCGGCGCGCTGGGCCGGCCCGGGCCGTTCAGCTTCGACCGTCCCGCACTCCACGGCGCTCAGGCGCTGGAGCGCGAGAAGTCCCCGGCGAAAACATTTTTGGACGGCGTACTGCCCGCTCCGGCTCGGCCCGCGGACATCGACCTGGCCGATCTGCATCGGCTGCTGCAACACCCCGCCCGGGGCTTCCTGCGCCAGCGGCTCCAGGTCGGCGCCGCCCTGGCCGAGGACGAACCGGACGACAGCCTGCCCGTCGAGCTCGACGGCCTGGCGAGATGGGCCGTGGGCGAACGGCTTCTGCGTCAGCGCCTGTCAGGCCTGTCGCCGGCCGAGTGCATCGCGGTGGAGCTGCGGCGCGGCCTGCTGCCGCCGGGCGAGCTCGGCCGGTCGCTGCTCGCGCAGGTGGGGCGGCAGGTGGAACAGGTGCTCACGGCGTCGCGGCTGGAACGGGCGCAGGCCGCCGACTCCCGCGACGTCGACGTGGCGCTGCCCGACGGCTCCCGCCTGACCGGCACCGTCGGCGGGGTACGCGGGCAGACCGTGCTCGGCCTGACCTTCTCCCGGCTCGGCCCGAAGCACCGCCTGACGGCGTGGATCGACCTGCTCGCGCTGACGGCCACCCATGCCCCGGCCAATGCCTCGGCGGGCTGGTCGGCGGTGGCGGTGGGCCGGGGCCGGGGCGGCGCCGCACGCAGTGTGTTCGAGCCGGTGCCCGACGCGCTCACGCCGCTGGCCGAGCTGGTCGGCCTGTACCGCTCCGGCCTGTGCTCGCCGCTGCCGCTGCCGCTGAAGACCGGGGCGGCCTACGCGGCCCGCCGGTTCCGCCGTTCGCTGGTGTCCGCGGCCCGCGCCGAGGCGCAGAAACAGTGGTTCGACGACACCTACCCGGGTGAGCAGTCGGACGCCGAGCACGAGCTGATCTACGGCGAGAAGGCCGACCTGGAACGGCTCTTCGAGATGAAGCCGGAGGCCGGCGAGCAGGGTGAGGGCTGGGCGGCCGACGAGAGCGACCGGTTCGGCCGGCTCAGTCGCCGACTGTGGGACCGGCTCCTGGCGGCGGAGAGGATGGAGGGGCGATGA
- a CDS encoding 3-hydroxybutyryl-CoA dehydrogenase produces MQGMRVGVVGCGLMGSGIAEVCARAGQDVLVVESDLPRVRAGHARLVASLEKAEARGKIESAEEVLERVAVIADLDALADRELVIEAIVEDEALKTGLFTRLDSVVTAADAILASNTSSIPVTRLAAATGRPSQVIGLHFFNPVPVLSLVEIVPGLGTSDETVERTRAFAEEVLGKHAVRSPDRAGFVVNALLIPFVLSAVRMLESGFATAEDIDEAMVRGAAHPQGPLRLADLIGLDTTAAVARSLYEEFREPLFAPPPLLRRMVEAGQLGRKSGQGFYTY; encoded by the coding sequence ATGCAGGGGATGCGGGTCGGTGTGGTCGGTTGCGGTCTGATGGGCTCGGGGATCGCCGAGGTGTGCGCCCGGGCCGGCCAGGACGTGCTGGTGGTGGAGTCGGACCTGCCGCGGGTGCGGGCCGGGCACGCCCGGCTGGTGGCCTCGCTCGAGAAGGCCGAGGCCAGAGGCAAGATCGAGTCCGCCGAAGAGGTGCTGGAACGGGTCGCGGTGATCGCCGACCTGGACGCGCTGGCCGACCGTGAGCTGGTGATCGAGGCGATCGTCGAGGACGAGGCGCTGAAGACCGGGCTGTTCACCCGCCTGGACTCGGTGGTCACCGCGGCCGACGCGATCCTGGCCTCGAACACCTCGTCGATCCCGGTGACCCGGCTGGCGGCGGCCACCGGCCGCCCGTCGCAGGTGATCGGCCTGCACTTCTTCAACCCGGTGCCGGTGCTCTCGCTGGTCGAGATCGTGCCCGGCCTGGGCACCTCCGACGAGACCGTGGAACGCACCCGGGCGTTCGCCGAGGAGGTGCTCGGCAAGCACGCCGTCCGCAGCCCGGACCGGGCGGGTTTCGTGGTGAACGCGCTGCTCATCCCGTTCGTGCTGTCGGCGGTCCGGATGCTGGAGTCGGGGTTCGCCACCGCGGAGGACATCGACGAGGCCATGGTGCGCGGCGCCGCCCACCCGCAGGGCCCGCTGCGGCTGGCCGACCTGATCGGCCTGGACACCACGGCGGCCGTGGCCCGGTCGCTGTACGAGGAGTTCCGGGAGCCGCTGTTCGCCCCGCCACCGCTGCTGCGCCGCATG
- a CDS encoding UvrD-helicase domain-containing protein, with product MSAPMTGQQTLRRQQPFDLHGELPRDTTIMLEASAGTGKTFTVAALVTRYVAEGLAENMSDLLVVSFSRESTRELRERVRERLVSARDGLALPDPSMIDPADRVLVHLADVDPARRARRLDRLERALAGFDAATVTTIHGFCQQILTTLGTNGDHDPDTRLLEDVADLVREVADDLYLRKWGGPGAGAPEMSRDEFHRLALDAVAEMAELVPDPSIGGMPGLRARIARAVRAEVDLRKRRQGVFGYDDMLTRLAQTLADPESGPAVCERLRSLYRFVLVDEFQDTDPVQWEIIRRPFHGHSTLVLIGDPKQAVYGFRGADVQAYLNAFETAETVRTLPTSYRSDARLLRGLDAVFRGAALGDERIRVQPVEAFHTGRLVHVEGTEAALRLRVLARDELPQTDGGLARSPRARDAVLADLVAETVRLLSGAARVRPRDGSDERDLRPGDIAVLVRTNYQAQQVNTALGGAGVPVVVTGRTSVFSTPAAHEWKLLLEAMEQPHRTTRVRRLALGCFVGATARELDEDGERIDEELALMLREWGHVLTERGVGALFEIAARRTGLQRRILGTVGGERLLTDLRHVAQTLQEAGETNQLGLTGLLLWLRHRQEEAAGREGALERSRRLESDAAAVQVMTVHTSKGLEFPVVLVPYAWNQWAPKERDISTVTFHEGDRRMRDVGGPGSVDWAGHLAASLQEDADDELRLTYVALTRAQSHLVLWWAPTYNTQLAPLHRILFNPDPEQPAPRRIAVPSDAGALADLERIARRAEGGLTVEPVRTRPATRWRPSAPQPVSLSVATLDRDPEPRWNRTSYSALTESAHERQQALSEPEVTLKNDEGPDDEAPATAGPAAGDPDGALAAIPSAWNELQAGARFGTLVHEVLELAADAGDVDELRTTVAARVARTGPAVDVETLVQALIPAVSTPLGLNQLTLRDISAKDRLSELNFELPMAGGDDPLAGQALLSGLAPVWRRHCPAPQLLHDYADALEELEAVPLRGYLTGSIDAVLRVPGETGPRYVVVDYKTNRLGTPDQPVTAWHYRPQAMAEAMIAAHYPLQALLYGVALHRYLRWRQPGYHPDVHLGGVRYLFLRGMSGPGVLCADGTAPGVFTWQPPTGLITETSDLLAGEA from the coding sequence ATGAGCGCGCCGATGACGGGGCAGCAGACCCTGCGCCGACAGCAGCCGTTCGACCTGCACGGCGAGCTGCCACGCGACACCACGATCATGCTCGAGGCCAGCGCCGGCACCGGCAAGACCTTCACCGTCGCCGCCCTGGTCACCCGCTACGTGGCCGAGGGCCTGGCGGAGAACATGAGCGACCTGCTGGTGGTCAGCTTCAGCCGGGAGTCCACCCGGGAGCTGCGGGAGCGGGTGCGCGAGCGGCTGGTCAGCGCACGGGACGGGCTGGCCCTGCCCGACCCGTCGATGATCGACCCGGCCGACCGGGTGCTGGTGCACCTGGCCGACGTGGACCCGGCCCGCCGGGCCCGCCGCCTGGACCGGCTGGAACGCGCCCTGGCGGGTTTCGACGCGGCCACCGTGACCACGATCCACGGCTTCTGCCAGCAGATCCTGACCACGCTGGGCACCAACGGCGACCACGACCCGGACACCCGGCTGCTGGAAGACGTCGCCGACCTGGTCCGCGAGGTGGCCGACGACCTGTACCTGCGCAAGTGGGGCGGGCCGGGTGCGGGCGCGCCGGAGATGAGCCGTGACGAGTTCCACCGGCTCGCCCTCGACGCGGTGGCCGAGATGGCCGAGCTGGTGCCGGATCCCTCGATCGGCGGGATGCCCGGCCTGCGGGCCCGGATCGCCCGGGCGGTGCGCGCCGAGGTGGACCTGCGCAAGCGGCGTCAGGGCGTGTTCGGCTACGACGACATGCTGACCCGGCTGGCGCAGACCCTGGCCGACCCGGAGTCCGGTCCGGCCGTCTGCGAAAGACTGCGTTCCCTTTACCGTTTCGTACTGGTGGACGAGTTCCAGGACACCGACCCGGTGCAGTGGGAGATCATCCGCCGGCCGTTCCACGGGCACTCCACGCTGGTGCTGATCGGCGACCCGAAGCAGGCCGTCTACGGTTTCCGCGGTGCCGACGTGCAGGCCTACCTGAACGCGTTCGAGACCGCCGAGACCGTGCGCACGCTGCCCACCAGCTACCGCAGCGACGCCCGGCTGCTGCGCGGCCTGGACGCGGTGTTCCGCGGTGCCGCGCTGGGCGACGAGCGGATCCGGGTGCAGCCGGTGGAGGCGTTCCACACCGGCCGGCTGGTGCACGTCGAGGGCACCGAGGCCGCGCTGCGGCTGCGGGTTCTCGCCCGGGACGAGCTGCCGCAGACCGACGGCGGCCTGGCCCGGTCGCCGCGGGCCCGCGACGCGGTGCTGGCCGACCTGGTGGCCGAGACGGTGCGGCTGCTGTCGGGTGCCGCGCGGGTGCGTCCCCGGGACGGCTCGGACGAGCGTGACCTGCGGCCCGGCGACATCGCCGTGCTGGTGCGCACGAACTACCAGGCGCAGCAGGTGAACACGGCGCTGGGCGGGGCCGGGGTGCCGGTGGTGGTCACCGGGCGCACCAGCGTGTTCAGCACCCCGGCGGCGCACGAGTGGAAGCTGCTGCTGGAGGCGATGGAGCAGCCGCACCGCACCACCCGGGTGCGCCGCCTGGCCCTGGGCTGCTTCGTCGGCGCCACCGCCCGGGAGCTGGACGAAGACGGCGAGCGCATCGACGAGGAACTGGCACTGATGCTGCGCGAGTGGGGTCACGTGCTCACCGAGCGCGGTGTGGGGGCGCTGTTCGAGATCGCCGCCCGGCGCACCGGGCTTCAGCGCCGGATCCTCGGGACCGTGGGCGGCGAAAGACTTCTCACCGATCTGCGGCACGTGGCGCAGACGCTCCAGGAGGCCGGGGAGACGAACCAGCTGGGCCTGACCGGGCTGCTGCTGTGGCTGCGGCACCGGCAGGAGGAGGCGGCCGGCCGGGAGGGCGCGCTGGAACGCAGCCGCCGTCTGGAGTCGGACGCGGCGGCGGTGCAGGTGATGACCGTGCACACCAGCAAGGGCCTGGAGTTCCCGGTGGTGCTGGTGCCGTACGCCTGGAACCAGTGGGCGCCGAAGGAGCGCGACATCTCGACCGTCACCTTTCACGAGGGCGACCGGCGGATGCGTGACGTGGGCGGCCCGGGGTCGGTGGACTGGGCCGGGCACCTGGCCGCCAGCCTCCAGGAAGACGCGGACGACGAGCTGCGGCTGACCTACGTGGCGCTGACCCGGGCACAGTCGCACCTGGTGCTGTGGTGGGCGCCGACCTACAACACCCAGCTCGCGCCGCTGCACCGGATCCTGTTCAACCCCGACCCGGAACAGCCCGCGCCGCGCCGGATCGCGGTGCCCTCGGACGCCGGGGCCCTGGCCGACCTGGAGCGGATCGCCCGCCGCGCCGAGGGCGGCCTGACCGTCGAGCCGGTCCGCACCCGCCCGGCCACCCGATGGAGACCGTCCGCGCCGCAACCGGTCTCGTTGTCCGTGGCCACCCTGGACCGCGATCCGGAACCGCGCTGGAACCGCACCTCCTACAGCGCCCTGACCGAGTCGGCTCACGAGCGGCAGCAGGCGCTCAGCGAGCCCGAGGTGACGCTGAAGAACGACGAGGGCCCGGACGATGAGGCCCCGGCCACGGCCGGCCCGGCGGCCGGTGACCCGGACGGCGCGCTGGCCGCGATCCCCTCGGCCTGGAACGAGCTCCAGGCCGGGGCCCGGTTCGGCACGCTGGTGCACGAGGTGCTGGAGCTCGCGGCCGACGCCGGTGACGTGGATGAGCTGCGCACCACCGTGGCCGCCCGGGTGGCCCGCACCGGCCCGGCCGTCGACGTGGAGACCCTGGTGCAGGCGCTGATCCCGGCGGTGAGCACACCGCTGGGCCTGAATCAGCTCACGTTGCGCGACATCTCGGCGAAGGACCGGCTGTCCGAACTGAACTTCGAGCTGCCGATGGCCGGTGGTGACGACCCGCTGGCCGGGCAGGCGCTGCTGTCCGGCCTGGCACCGGTGTGGCGCCGGCACTGCCCGGCCCCGCAACTGCTGCACGACTACGCCGACGCGCTGGAGGAGCTGGAGGCCGTGCCGCTGCGCGGCTACCTGACCGGCAGCATCGACGCGGTGCTGCGGGTGCCCGGCGAGACCGGGCCGCGCTACGTGGTGGTCGACTACAAGACCAACCGGCTGGGCACACCCGACCAGCCGGTCACCGCCTGGCACTACCGGCCGCAGGCGATGGCCGAGGCGATGATCGCGGCGCACTACCCGTTGCAGGCCCTGCTCTACGGTGTGGCCCTGCACCGCTACCTGCGCTGGCGGCAGCCCGGCTACCACCCGGACGTGCATCTCGGCGGGGTGCGGTACCTGTTCCTGCGTGGCATGTCCGGGCCCGGGGTGCTGTGCGCCGACGGCACGGCGCCGGGCGTGTTCACCTGGCAGCCGCCGACCGGCCTGATCACCGAGACCTCCGACCTGCTGGCGGGAGAGGCGTGA
- a CDS encoding M15 family metallopeptidase, protein MAEHSQNGWPVLSSNRLTWFSAAGGRFAAASSDVAFLARYLIERFDAEVENIDGRVLDDWSWADRNVRGSTSVISNHASATAWDLNALKHPRGARGTFTSARIARVHKILAGITDGKGHKIFRWGNDYVNATVDAMHFEINATKAQVKRARTVLEQRLEEEEDMKWTDQVKLTATDAKIWGGDYKEGEKVTFGLMVRYPTLARKTDAELRAFIAASAKRDAAMKAQLDTLITAVTALASGSSAEVSQAFAAGAGALQAEVARIDAEADSAQAALVSDAEIEADVAAAVAESEAAQIQEPTDDETPTTDVTQAERAPSNA, encoded by the coding sequence ATGGCAGAACATTCGCAGAACGGCTGGCCCGTCCTGTCGAGCAACCGGCTGACCTGGTTCTCCGCCGCCGGGGGCCGGTTCGCTGCGGCCAGTTCCGACGTCGCCTTCCTGGCCAGGTACCTGATCGAGCGTTTCGACGCCGAGGTCGAGAACATCGACGGCCGGGTGCTCGACGACTGGTCGTGGGCCGACCGCAACGTGCGCGGGTCGACATCCGTCATCAGCAACCACGCCAGCGCCACCGCCTGGGACCTGAACGCCCTCAAGCATCCGCGGGGCGCCCGGGGCACCTTCACCAGCGCCAGGATCGCCAGGGTGCACAAGATCCTGGCCGGCATCACCGACGGCAAGGGACACAAGATCTTCCGCTGGGGCAACGACTACGTCAACGCCACCGTCGACGCCATGCACTTCGAGATCAACGCCACGAAGGCACAGGTCAAGCGCGCCCGCACGGTGCTGGAACAGCGACTGGAGGAAGAGGAAGACATGAAGTGGACCGACCAGGTCAAGCTGACCGCCACCGACGCCAAGATCTGGGGCGGCGACTACAAGGAGGGTGAGAAGGTCACCTTCGGGCTGATGGTGCGCTACCCCACCCTGGCCCGCAAGACCGACGCCGAGCTGCGGGCGTTCATCGCCGCCTCGGCCAAGCGCGACGCCGCGATGAAGGCCCAGCTCGACACCCTGATCACCGCGGTCACGGCGCTGGCCTCCGGGTCGTCCGCCGAGGTGTCGCAGGCCTTCGCGGCCGGCGCCGGTGCCCTCCAGGCCGAGGTGGCCCGCATCGACGCCGAGGCGGACTCGGCCCAGGCCGCCCTGGTGAGCGACGCCGAGATCGAGGCCGACGTGGCAGCTGCCGTGGCCGAGTCGGAGGCTGCGCAGATCCAGGAGCCAACGGACGACGAAACCCCCACGACCGACGTCACGCAGGCCGAGCGGGCGCCCTCGAACGCCTGA
- the recD gene encoding exodeoxyribonuclease V subunit alpha: MSATGPLAAFNRAGILTAADVHVARRLGALGGEPDEAVQLAVALVVRSVRHGSVVLDLATAAATTSPDDEDDGEESPGPLVVLDWPDPAEWIRRCAASPLTTGPLRMTGSRLWLSRYWEQEQAVAAELLLRAASRPDDLDEPVLAAGLTRLFDEKQYGDQQLAAAVCALSRVGVLAGGPGTGKTTTVSRLLALLREQHPEYRIALAAPTGKAAARLHEAVRSSAADLPTADQARLGDDLRATTLHRLLGWRPDARSRFRHDRNNRLPYEVVIVDESSMVSLTLMARLLEALRPATRLILIGDPDQLASVEAGAVLGDLVDRTRLGRRTPNFTAALARVLPSSDTADAPVTVVDTPTARFRNGVSTLLATRRFAAGGDIAALAGAIRDGEADRAVAVLRSASDVVEFVELADEERAGPEQVEAVRAEVRSVAAEVMAAAAAGDGVGALAGLERHRLLCTHRRGPRGVQLWSDLAAGWIFEDHPVVPRGDGRYAGEPLLVTTNDYESGLYNGDTGVVVQAGDGSLLAVFGRGGDPIPVPLARLGAVRPLYAMTVHRSQGSQFDRVSVLLPAAASSLCTRETLYTAVTRAREHVRVIGSEEALRTAITRPAARATGLRERLMG; the protein is encoded by the coding sequence GTGTCCGCGACCGGTCCGCTCGCCGCGTTCAACCGGGCCGGCATCCTGACCGCCGCCGACGTGCACGTGGCCCGGCGGCTGGGAGCGCTGGGCGGCGAGCCGGACGAGGCGGTGCAGCTGGCCGTCGCCCTGGTGGTGCGCTCGGTGCGGCACGGTTCGGTGGTGCTCGACCTGGCCACCGCCGCGGCCACCACGAGCCCCGACGACGAGGACGACGGCGAGGAGTCGCCCGGGCCCCTCGTCGTCCTCGATTGGCCCGACCCGGCCGAATGGATCAGGCGCTGTGCCGCCAGCCCACTCACCACCGGGCCGCTGCGGATGACCGGCAGCCGCCTGTGGCTGTCGCGCTACTGGGAGCAGGAGCAGGCGGTGGCCGCCGAGCTGCTGCTGCGGGCGGCCTCCCGCCCCGACGACCTGGACGAGCCCGTGCTGGCCGCCGGCCTGACCCGGCTGTTCGACGAGAAGCAGTACGGCGACCAGCAACTCGCCGCCGCGGTGTGCGCGCTGAGCCGGGTCGGCGTGCTCGCCGGTGGTCCGGGCACCGGCAAAACCACCACCGTGTCGCGGCTGCTGGCCCTGCTGCGTGAGCAGCACCCGGAGTACCGGATCGCGCTGGCCGCCCCGACCGGCAAGGCCGCGGCCCGGCTGCACGAGGCGGTGCGCTCGTCGGCGGCCGACCTGCCCACCGCCGACCAGGCGCGGCTGGGTGACGACCTGCGCGCCACCACGCTGCACCGGCTGCTCGGCTGGCGCCCCGACGCCCGCAGCCGTTTCCGCCACGACCGCAACAACCGGCTGCCCTACGAGGTGGTCATCGTGGACGAGAGCTCGATGGTGTCGCTCACCCTGATGGCCCGCCTGCTGGAGGCGTTGCGCCCGGCCACCCGGCTGATCCTGATCGGCGACCCGGACCAGCTGGCCTCGGTGGAGGCCGGCGCGGTGCTCGGCGACCTGGTCGACCGCACCCGATTGGGCCGCCGCACACCGAATTTCACCGCCGCACTGGCGCGGGTGCTGCCCTCCTCGGACACCGCCGACGCCCCCGTCACCGTGGTGGACACCCCGACGGCCCGGTTCCGCAACGGCGTCAGCACCCTGCTGGCCACCCGCCGGTTCGCCGCCGGGGGCGACATCGCCGCGCTGGCCGGGGCGATCCGGGACGGCGAGGCCGACCGGGCCGTGGCCGTGCTGCGCTCAGCGTCCGACGTGGTGGAGTTCGTCGAGCTGGCCGACGAGGAGCGGGCCGGTCCGGAGCAGGTGGAGGCGGTGCGGGCGGAGGTCCGCTCGGTCGCCGCCGAGGTGATGGCCGCCGCCGCGGCCGGCGACGGGGTGGGCGCCCTGGCCGGGCTGGAGCGGCACCGCCTGCTGTGCACCCACCGGCGTGGCCCGCGCGGCGTGCAGCTGTGGAGCGACCTGGCCGCGGGCTGGATCTTCGAGGACCATCCGGTGGTTCCGCGCGGCGACGGCCGGTACGCCGGGGAGCCGCTGCTGGTGACCACGAACGACTACGAGTCCGGCCTCTACAACGGCGACACCGGCGTCGTGGTGCAGGCCGGAGACGGTTCTCTGCTGGCGGTTTTCGGCCGGGGCGGCGACCCGATCCCGGTGCCGCTGGCCCGGCTCGGCGCGGTGCGCCCGCTCTACGCGATGACCGTGCACCGCAGTCAGGGCAGCCAGTTCGATCGGGTCAGCGTGCTGCTGCCGGCCGCGGCCTCGTCGTTGTGCACGCGGGAGACCCTGTACACGGCGGTGACCCGGGCCCGGGAGCACGTCCGGGTGATCGGTTCCGAAGAGGCATTGAGGACGGCGATCACCAGGCCCGCCGCCCGGGCCACCGGCCTGCGCGAGCGACTCATGGGCTGA